The following are encoded together in the Nocardioides thalensis genome:
- a CDS encoding ATP-dependent DNA helicase — protein MTTTVGVEIRTPEDLRRVMKADFPPSTEQWAAITAPLEPAVVIAGAGSGKTTLMAARVVYLVLTGQVRPEEVLGLTFTTKAAAELRQRIRTALTAAGVLDLKAGPDDEEVLEPTVATYNAYAANLLTDHGLRIGHEPDTRVITDAARYQLGARAVDRHDGPVEKLSDHPPTVIQNLLALDGAMSEHLVGPDDVLAFDAQERASFQRELEREQADKNRKTYCSACQGAIDVIDKRGELLGLVGSYRRLKRDLGLMDFSDQIALAARLAEEQPGVGETERGRFKVVLLDEYQDTSVAQATLLARLFGGGHAVMAVGDPNQAIYGWRGASVSNIVNFPDIFPARGGTVPVLPLTINRRSDTRILDVANRLAAPLMEKYGDKVATLQHGTERPGQVRVKVFETHLDELAWLASEVRATHESGVPWGRVAVLSRDNQHGEAVFDALTGAGIPVEIVGLSGLVRLPEVATVVATLKLVQDVTDNASLLTLLAGPRWSIGLRDLRLLAERALEIAGRSGRPVDAASLHEQLVAVADGIDPAEIPCLDDALADPGDGPYSAEALERFGLLRDELRQLRSAVGEPLLDLVRRIVDVTGVDVELASSVSDAAAARRENLDLFVKAVADFQAVDGDVTLPALIAWLTAEDEAGNGLEVATPSEADSVKLLTVHRAKGLEWHTVFCVGVGEGRFPSTQGRSLWCTSPSVLPAPLRGDAGDLPQLAGHDKSALDAYRAATRAHEAEEELRLGYVAFTRPEHVLWVTSFLWGTRKTPYGPSSFQEQIRELCEEWGEPVEWLEKPEKGAPNPLDAADPARPWPVEGVGAETARRLDAAARVRSADPSADDPALDLVQEARVAEWDAAIDRLLAEARAERAAEVRVPLPTTLSATAVARLRDDPDGFARDLARPMPRPPAPAARFGTRFHAWVEARFGQQGLFEPDDLSGRGDADIDEIGDETELRALIERFEAGPFGTRVPVAVEAPFGLVLAAADGGRQVVRGRIDAVYEDDGGPGTYLVVDWKTNAKQTADPLQLALYRLAWAELRGVPAESVRAAFFYVRSGELVVHDDLPGRAEVEALLGGAAS, from the coding sequence ATGACGACCACCGTGGGCGTGGAGATCCGGACGCCGGAGGACCTCCGGCGGGTGATGAAGGCCGACTTCCCGCCGAGCACCGAGCAGTGGGCGGCGATCACCGCGCCGCTCGAGCCGGCGGTCGTGATCGCCGGCGCCGGGTCCGGCAAGACCACGCTGATGGCGGCCCGGGTCGTGTACCTCGTGCTGACCGGTCAGGTGCGGCCCGAGGAGGTGCTCGGCCTGACGTTCACCACGAAGGCGGCGGCCGAGCTGCGGCAGCGCATCCGCACCGCGCTGACCGCTGCCGGCGTACTGGACCTGAAGGCGGGGCCCGACGACGAGGAGGTCCTCGAGCCGACGGTCGCCACCTACAACGCCTACGCCGCCAACCTGCTCACCGACCACGGGCTGCGGATCGGCCACGAGCCCGACACCCGGGTGATCACCGACGCGGCGCGCTACCAGCTCGGCGCGCGGGCCGTCGACCGCCACGACGGACCGGTCGAGAAGCTGTCCGACCACCCGCCGACGGTCATCCAGAACCTGCTGGCGCTCGACGGCGCGATGAGCGAGCACCTCGTCGGCCCCGACGACGTGCTGGCGTTCGACGCGCAGGAGCGGGCGTCGTTCCAGCGGGAGCTCGAGCGCGAGCAGGCCGACAAGAACCGGAAGACCTACTGCTCGGCCTGCCAGGGCGCGATCGACGTCATCGACAAGCGCGGCGAGCTGCTCGGGCTGGTGGGGTCCTACCGTCGCCTCAAGCGCGACCTCGGGCTGATGGACTTCAGCGACCAGATCGCGCTGGCCGCGCGCTTGGCCGAGGAGCAGCCGGGCGTGGGCGAGACCGAGCGCGGCCGGTTCAAGGTGGTGCTGCTCGACGAGTACCAGGACACCTCGGTCGCTCAGGCGACCCTGCTGGCGCGGCTCTTCGGCGGCGGCCACGCGGTGATGGCGGTCGGCGACCCCAACCAGGCGATCTACGGCTGGCGCGGCGCCTCGGTCTCCAACATCGTCAACTTCCCCGACATCTTCCCGGCCCGCGGCGGCACGGTGCCGGTGCTTCCGCTGACGATCAACCGGCGCTCCGACACCCGGATCCTCGACGTCGCCAACCGGCTCGCGGCGCCGCTGATGGAGAAGTACGGCGACAAGGTCGCCACCCTCCAGCACGGCACGGAGCGGCCCGGGCAGGTGCGGGTCAAGGTGTTCGAGACCCACCTCGACGAGCTCGCCTGGCTCGCCTCGGAGGTGCGGGCGACCCATGAGTCCGGTGTCCCGTGGGGCAGGGTCGCGGTGCTGAGCCGCGACAACCAGCACGGCGAGGCCGTCTTCGACGCGCTGACCGGAGCCGGCATCCCGGTCGAGATCGTGGGTCTGTCCGGCCTGGTGCGGTTGCCGGAGGTCGCCACCGTCGTCGCGACCCTCAAGCTGGTCCAGGACGTCACCGACAACGCGTCGCTGCTCACCCTGCTGGCCGGGCCGCGGTGGTCGATCGGGCTGCGTGACCTCCGGCTCCTCGCCGAGCGTGCGCTCGAGATCGCCGGCCGCAGCGGGCGACCGGTCGACGCCGCGTCGCTCCACGAGCAGCTGGTCGCCGTCGCCGACGGCATCGACCCGGCCGAGATCCCGTGCCTCGACGACGCGCTCGCCGATCCCGGTGACGGGCCCTACTCGGCCGAGGCCCTGGAGCGGTTCGGACTGCTGCGCGACGAGCTGCGCCAGCTGCGGTCGGCGGTGGGGGAGCCGCTGCTCGACCTGGTCCGCCGCATCGTCGACGTCACCGGTGTCGACGTCGAGCTCGCGTCGTCGGTGAGCGACGCCGCGGCCGCCCGCCGCGAGAACCTCGACCTCTTCGTCAAGGCCGTCGCCGACTTCCAGGCCGTCGACGGTGACGTGACGCTGCCGGCCCTCATCGCCTGGCTGACCGCTGAGGACGAGGCGGGCAACGGCCTCGAGGTCGCCACCCCGTCCGAGGCCGACTCGGTCAAGCTGCTCACGGTGCACCGAGCCAAGGGCCTCGAGTGGCACACGGTGTTCTGCGTCGGCGTCGGGGAGGGCCGCTTCCCGAGCACCCAGGGCCGCTCGCTGTGGTGCACCTCGCCGTCCGTGCTCCCGGCGCCGCTGCGCGGCGACGCGGGCGACCTGCCGCAGCTGGCGGGCCACGACAAGTCGGCGCTCGACGCCTACCGTGCGGCGACCCGGGCCCACGAGGCGGAGGAGGAGCTCCGGCTCGGCTACGTTGCGTTCACCCGTCCCGAGCACGTCCTCTGGGTCACGTCGTTCCTCTGGGGGACCCGCAAGACCCCCTACGGACCGTCGTCCTTCCAGGAACAGATCCGCGAGCTCTGCGAGGAGTGGGGCGAGCCGGTCGAGTGGCTGGAGAAGCCCGAGAAGGGCGCGCCCAACCCGCTCGACGCCGCCGACCCCGCCCGACCGTGGCCGGTCGAGGGCGTGGGCGCCGAGACCGCACGCAGGCTGGACGCAGCCGCCCGGGTGCGGTCCGCCGACCCGTCGGCCGACGACCCCGCCCTCGACCTCGTCCAGGAGGCGCGGGTCGCCGAATGGGACGCCGCGATCGACCGGCTGCTCGCCGAGGCCCGTGCCGAGCGCGCGGCCGAGGTGCGGGTGCCGCTGCCGACCACGCTGTCGGCGACCGCGGTCGCGCGCCTGCGCGACGACCCCGACGGCTTCGCGCGCGACCTGGCCCGCCCGATGCCGCGGCCGCCGGCCCCCGCCGCGCGGTTCGGCACCCGTTTCCACGCATGGGTCGAGGCGCGGTTCGGCCAGCAGGGCCTGTTCGAGCCCGACGACCTGTCCGGCCGCGGCGACGCCGACATCGACGAGATCGGCGACGAGACCGAGCTGCGGGCGTTGATCGAGCGGTTCGAGGCCGGCCCGTTCGGGACCCGGGTGCCGGTCGCCGTCGAGGCGCCGTTCGGGTTGGTGCTCGCGGCCGCCGACGGCGGCCGCCAGGTCGTGCGCGGCCGTATCGACGCGGTCTACGAGGACGACGGCGGTCCCGGCACCTACCTGGTCGTCGACTGGAAGACCAACGCCAAGCAGACCGCCGACCCGCTCCAGCTCGCGCTCTACCGGCTGGCCTGGGCCGAGCTGCGCGGGGTGCCGGCCGAGTCGGTGCGCGCGGCGTTCTTCTACGTGCGCTCCGGCGAGCTGGTCGTCCACGACGACCTGCCCGGGCGGGCGGAGGTCGAGGCGCTGCTGGGCGGCGCTGCCTCGTAG